One Salvia splendens isolate huo1 chromosome 22, SspV2, whole genome shotgun sequence DNA segment encodes these proteins:
- the LOC121787208 gene encoding uncharacterized protein LOC121787208 isoform X2: protein MFISFGGRILPRPIDGRLRYVGGETRIVRINKGITWKELWQKAIAIYNETWAVKYQLPGEELDALVSVSSDEDLLNMMEECDVLEDGEGSKKLRMFLFSLGDLDDAHFSLTNSECDSEIKFMVAVNGMGIGSRKDSTLCGLANFSGNNLNNLDALNQDKVTSWNATQSVATIRNSTLPTFVGPSRETEPSNSNLPTSSKVCETDLLSDNGQTVNHNQERQQHSQFGYNVPTSNYNHSEISTQQSSNGIVSDQKGLEGKSLDSLGMQVTKPQETETIQKVDAIIPQERDNKDMCANENFVPSQVRSNKTEPSFPVEESCMVPKLDRELSSKSSKGTGKPEEHVQVSKPLVSSTPDLLISESGCTDLSYFGSTNPPPRVFRSEWVPREQSELLGRISKSDDSRSSQFLVNQPEADISQRDLDTSSVENLEKGNANISTKKSTSTERPIPQEHETTDDGLANTQKLTHTDPLDAQGSIHENHFLKTEAEQLSKLPTVGPEDPIEHSHNSMLGLVDEISSQAVANDVHGYSQPLALAGNVEEPSVAPETKQGDILIDISDRFPSDLLSDIFSKAFLSDNASDFGPLQKDGAGVSVNIENHDPKHWSFFQRLAGDEFTRTDVSLIDQDHIAFSSGLKKLEEGTPLAYDFAPMKKDGVLPSHMEVQDNHDKDGQNGLPGENGAASTATSHYNASQLKDGFGIIGLPPLDHSLADFDITALQIIKNTDLEELRKLGSGTFGTVYHGKWRGSDVAIKRIKKSCFTGRQSEQERLTFEFWREAEILSKLHHPNVVAFYGVVQDGPGGTLATVTEYMVDGSLRHVLLRKDRHLDRRKRLTIAMDAAFGMEYLHSKNIVHFDLKCDNLLVNLKDPSRPICKVGDFGLSKIKRNTLVSGGVRGTLPWMAPELLNGSSNKVSEKVDVFSFGIVLWEILTGEEPYANMHYGAIIGGIVNNTLRPTIPSYCDSEWRRLMEECWAPNPSLRPSFTEIASQLRVMSSSALTTKKAGS from the exons ATGTTTATCAG CTTTGGTGGAAGAATCCTACCTCGGCCAATTGATGGAAGGCTCAGATATGTTGGTGGAGAAACACGCATCGTTCGAATAAATAAAGGCATTACCTGGAAAGAATTATGGCAGAAGGCTATTGCAATTTATAACGAAACATGGGCTGTAAAATATCAGCTTCCTGGGGAGGAGCTTGATGCTTTAGTTTCTGTGTCGAGTGATGAGGATTTGTTGAACATGATGGAGGAGTGTGATGTTCTTGAAGATGGAGAAGGTTCAAAAAAGCTTCGGATGTTTCTATTCTCGCTTGGGGACTTGGATGATGCTCACTTCAGTCTGACCAACTCTGAATGTGATTCTGAGATTAAATTTATGGTTGCTGTCAATGGAATGGGCATTGGATCTCGAAAAGACTCTACTCTATGTGGTTTAGCAAACTTTTCAGGAAATAACTTGAACAACTTAGATGCACTGAATCAAGATAAAGTTACAAGTTGGAATGCCACTCAATCTGTAGCGACCATCAGGAATTCAACATTGCCAACTTTTGTTGGCCCATCAAGGGAAACTGAACCTTCTAATTCAAATTTACCTACTTCCTCCAAAGTTTGTGAAACTGATTTGCTGTCAGATAATGGTCAGACAGTCAACCACAATCAAGAAAGACAGCAGCATTCTCAATTTGGCTATAATGTTCCCACTTCAAATTACAATCATTCTGAAATTTCTACGCAACAATCTTCTAATGGGATTGTCTCTGATCAGAAGGGACTTGAAGGAAAGTCGCTAGATAGCTTGGGAATGCAAGTTACAAAACCCCAAGAGACGGAGACTATACAGAAAGTTGATGCCATAATTCCACAAGAGCGTGATAATAAGGACATGTGTGCAAACGAGAACTTTGTTCCTTCACAGGTTCGCAGTAATAAAACTGAACCTAGTTTTCCAGTTGAAGAGTCATGTATGGTCCCTAAACTGGATAGGGAACTATCTTCAAAGAGTTCAAAAGGCACAGGGAAACCAGAGGAGCATGTCCAGGTCTCTAAACCTCTTGTTTCTTCCACTCCTGATCTTCTTATATCTGAGTCTGGTTGTACTGATTTGAGTTACTTTGGGTCTACTAATCCTCCTCCGAGGGTCTTCCGTTCTGAGTGGGTTCCTCGAGAGCAATCAGAATTGCTTGGTAGAATATCTAAGTCTGATGATTCACGTAGTTCTCAGTTTCTAGTTAATCAGCCAGAGGCCGATATATCCCAGCGGGATTTAGATACATCATCTGTTGAAAACTTGGAAAAAGGGAATGCGAATATCTCTACTAAAAAGTCAACTTCTACTGAACGGCCTATCCCTCAGGAACATGAAACTACTGATGATGGGCTTGCTAATACTCAGAAGCTGACACATACGGATCCCCTTGATGCTCAAGGTTCCATCCATGAAAATCACTTCCTTAAGACAGAAGCAGAACAGTTGTCGAAGCTTCCTACTGTGGGTCCTGAAGATCCTATTGAGCACTCTCATAATTCTATGCTTGGTTTGGTTGATGAAATTAGTAGTCAGGCAGTTGCTAATGATGTTCATGGGTATTCACAGCCATTGGCATTGGCAGGGAATGTGGAAGAACCCAGCGTTGCTCCTGAGACCAAGCAGGGGGATATTCTCATTGATATCAGTGACCGATTCCCTTCTGATCTTCTTTCGGATATATTTTCAAAAGCTTTTCTTTCAGATAATGCATCTGATTTTGGCCCTCTACAGAAAGATGGTGCTGGTGTGAGCGTGAACATAGAAAACCATGATCCTAAACATTGGTCCTTCTTCCAGAGGCTGGCAGGGGATGAGTTTACAAGAACAGATGTTTCTCTTATTGATCAAGATCATATAGCATTCTCGTCTGGACTTAAAAAACTTGAAGAGGGGACTCCTTTGGCATATGACTTTGCACCGATGAAGAAAGATGGAGTTCTTCCAAGTCACATGGAAGTACAGGACAATCATGACAAAGATGGTCAGAATGGTCTTCCAGGAGAAAATGGAGCTGCTTCTACAGCTACTTCTCattataatgcatctcaattgaAA GATGGATTTGGAATTATTGGCTTACCTCCTCTAGATCATTCCCTGGCTGATTTTGATATCACCGCATTACAG ATCATAAAAAATACCGATCTTGAGGAGCTAAGGAAGCTTGGGTCTGGGACATTTGGGACAGTGTATCATGGAAAATGGAGAGGCTCAGATGTGGCGATCAAGCGGATAAAAAAGAGTTGCTTCACTGGTCGCCAGTCAGAGCAGGAGAGACTG ACATTCGAGTTTTGGAGGGAAGCTGAAATCCTGTCAAAGCTTCACCACCCAAATGTGGTTGCTTTTTACGGTGTGGTACAAGATGGCCCAGGGGGAACATTAGCTACTGTGACAGAGTACATGGTCGATGGTTCTTTAAGACATGTTTTACTTCGGAAGGATAG ACATCTTGATCGTCGCAAGAGGCTCACAATCGCCATGGATGCAGCTTTTGGAATGGAATATTTGCATTCGaaaaatatagtgcactttgaTCTGAAATGTGATAATTTGCTTGTCAACTTGAAAGATCCTTCAAGACCTATATGCAAG GTGGGAGATTTCGGCTTATCTAAAATAAAGCGAAACACCTTGGTTTCTGGGGGAGTGCGGGGAACTCTTCCATGGATGGCTCCAGAGCTTCTTAATGGAAGTAGCAATAAAGTATCTGAGAAG GTTGATGTTTTTTCTTTTGGTATTGTCTTGTGGGAGATTCTCACTGGGGAGGAGCCTTATGCCAACATGCATTATGGTGCAATCATAG GTGGCATCGTAAACAACACATTGAGGCCTACCATTCCAAGCTACTGTGATTCAGAATGGAGAAGATTAATGGAGGAGTGTTGGGCCCCAAATCCATCCCTGAGACCTTCGTTTACTGAAATAGCTAGCCAGTTACGCGTAATGTCTTCTTCGGCCCTGACAACAAAGAAGGCAGGTTCATAG
- the LOC121786821 gene encoding patellin-4-like → MEKIDDDGPGDDPPADAAMALDPDVIDNLEEAGDESEKGEPSSTGEEGEFPDDLKEYARKALVDLRSKVELAVWMNKLVKNSSKTNDTPKQHHHHHHHHNHHHHHKGKGKMQEKDEQGSDSEEAEAEGGDASAEAMDVDINVSLWGVPLLPSKGDKTTDVLLLKFLRAKDFRAGEAFEMLRSCLEWRKKNKIDEIMNEDFGSEYDSVSYMKGLDRHGHPVCYNVYGVFADEEIYNRTFGSEGGRDRFLRWRLQLLEKEIRKLDFSPGGISTLLQVNDLKDMPGPSRRDLRHATRDAVAVLQDNFPEFVSRNIFVNVPFWYYAFNAVLSPFLTQTTKNKFVFSRPSRVTETLVKFIAAEEIPIAYGGLLQEEDLEFSTKDAASEIVIKPGATECIEIPAPTIGVTIVWDVAIVGWEVNYKEEFVPSDEKSYTLIVKKQRKVNWQQDPMRNSFTNKEVGKLVITVENGLFKRKRVLYRYKIKNSESTSTFSS, encoded by the exons ATGGAAAAGATAGACGACGACGGCCCCGGCGACGACCCTCCAGCCGACGCGGCGATGGCCCTAGACCCCGACGTGATCGACAATCTCGAAGAAGCCGGGGACGAATCCGAAAAGGGCGAGCCCTCGTCCACGGGCGAGGAAGGCGAATTCCCCGATGATCTCAAGGAATACGCCCGCAAGGCCCTCGTCGACCTCCGATCCAAAGTCGAGCTCGCCGTGTGGATGAACAAGCTCGTCAAAAACTCGAGCAAAACCAACGACACCCCAAAGCAACACcaccaccatcaccatcaccacaaccaccaccaccaccacaaggggaagggcaagatGCAAGAGAAAGACGAGCAAGGCTCGGACTCGGAAGAAGCAGAAGCAGAAGGAGGAGACGCTAGCGCGGAGGCGATGGACGTGGACATAAACGTGTCCCTGTGGGGAGTGCCGCTGCTGCCGAGCAAAGGCGACAAGACGACCGATGTTCTGCTGCTGAAGTTCCTTCGCGCGAAGGACTTCAGGGCGGGGGAGGCGTTCGAGATGCTGAGGAGCTGCCTGGAGTGGAGGAAGAAGAACAAGATCGACGAGATCATGAACGAGGATTTTGGGAGTGAGTACGACAGTGTGAGCTACATGAAGGGGCTGGACAGGCACGGCCATCCGGTTTGCTACAATGTGTATGGGGTGTTTGCGGATGAGGAGATTTATAATCGGACGTTTGGGAGTGAAGGAGGGAGGGACAGGTTTCTCAGATGGAGGCTGCAGCTGCTCGAGAAGGAGATTCGCAAGCTCGATTTCTCCCCCGGGGGGATCTCCACCTTGCTGCAGGTTAATGACCTCAAGGACATGCCCGGCCCATCTAGGCGCGACCTCAGGCACGCCACCAGGGACGCTGTCGCAGTTCTTCAGGATAACTTCCCCGAGTTCGTCTCCAGAAAT ATCTTTGTGAATGTTCCATTTTGGTACTACGCGTTCAATGCGGTTCTATCGCCGTTCCTAACACAAACGACGAAGAACAAATTCGTGTTTAGCCGTCCATCGAGGGTGACAGAAACGCTAGTCAA GTTCATCGCCGCTGAGGAGATACCTATTGCCTATGGAGGACTGCTACAAGAAGAGGATCTTGAGTTCTCGACCAAGGATGCTGCTTCTGAGATCGTCATCAAGCCCGGAGCAACTGAATGTATTGAGATCCCCGCACCAACG ATTGGAGTTACAATCGTATGGGACGTGGCGATAGTAGGGTGGGAGGTGAACTACAAGGAGGAATTTGTGCCGTCGGATGAGAAGTCATACACGTTGATCGTAAAGAAGCAACGGAAAGTAAACTGGCAACAGGATCCCATGCGGAATTCTTTCACGAACAAGGAAGTTGGTAAGCTGGTCATCACGGTTGAGAATGGTCTGTTCAAAAGGAAGAGAGTTCTCTACAGATATAAGATCAAGAATAGTGAATCAACTTCCACTTTTTCATCATGA
- the LOC121787208 gene encoding uncharacterized protein LOC121787208 isoform X1, whose protein sequence is METSKNQNPVQFRSSEVGNQEHHSELQASKVDSSAHANASLNSAESNFSEAKPVHNYSIQTGEEFSLEFMRDRVNPKKPVSDVAGDSSNASSHLELKGIRGNNHTVSESGSAITMMSTAEKDPREFERNNFSLHGDKFNNGSFQSMQSAPRCLSGQNSQHTLVYARSGTSYSPKLKVLCSFGGRILPRPIDGRLRYVGGETRIVRINKGITWKELWQKAIAIYNETWAVKYQLPGEELDALVSVSSDEDLLNMMEECDVLEDGEGSKKLRMFLFSLGDLDDAHFSLTNSECDSEIKFMVAVNGMGIGSRKDSTLCGLANFSGNNLNNLDALNQDKVTSWNATQSVATIRNSTLPTFVGPSRETEPSNSNLPTSSKVCETDLLSDNGQTVNHNQERQQHSQFGYNVPTSNYNHSEISTQQSSNGIVSDQKGLEGKSLDSLGMQVTKPQETETIQKVDAIIPQERDNKDMCANENFVPSQVRSNKTEPSFPVEESCMVPKLDRELSSKSSKGTGKPEEHVQVSKPLVSSTPDLLISESGCTDLSYFGSTNPPPRVFRSEWVPREQSELLGRISKSDDSRSSQFLVNQPEADISQRDLDTSSVENLEKGNANISTKKSTSTERPIPQEHETTDDGLANTQKLTHTDPLDAQGSIHENHFLKTEAEQLSKLPTVGPEDPIEHSHNSMLGLVDEISSQAVANDVHGYSQPLALAGNVEEPSVAPETKQGDILIDISDRFPSDLLSDIFSKAFLSDNASDFGPLQKDGAGVSVNIENHDPKHWSFFQRLAGDEFTRTDVSLIDQDHIAFSSGLKKLEEGTPLAYDFAPMKKDGVLPSHMEVQDNHDKDGQNGLPGENGAASTATSHYNASQLKDGFGIIGLPPLDHSLADFDITALQIIKNTDLEELRKLGSGTFGTVYHGKWRGSDVAIKRIKKSCFTGRQSEQERLTFEFWREAEILSKLHHPNVVAFYGVVQDGPGGTLATVTEYMVDGSLRHVLLRKDRHLDRRKRLTIAMDAAFGMEYLHSKNIVHFDLKCDNLLVNLKDPSRPICKVGDFGLSKIKRNTLVSGGVRGTLPWMAPELLNGSSNKVSEKVDVFSFGIVLWEILTGEEPYANMHYGAIIGGIVNNTLRPTIPSYCDSEWRRLMEECWAPNPSLRPSFTEIASQLRVMSSSALTTKKAGS, encoded by the exons ATGGAAACTTCAAAGAATCAAAATCCGGTGCAATTCCGTTCATCAGAAGTTGGAAACCAAGAACATCATTCTGAATTACAAGCTTCCAAGGTAGATTCTTCCGCTCATGCAAATGCGAGTTTGAACTCTGCAGAGAGTAATTTTTCAGAAGCCAAACCCGTACATAATTACTCAATACAAACTGGTGAGGAATTTTCTCTGGAATTTATGCGCGACCGGGTCAATCCCAAGAAACCTGTTTCAGATGTCGCCGGTGATTCCAGTAATGCATCTAGTCACTTGGAGCTAAAAGGAATTCGGGGCAATAATCATACTGTCTCAGAAAGTGGCTCAGCTATCACCATGATGTCTACTGCAGAAAAAGATCCGAGAGAATTTGAACGGAATAATTTTTCTTTGCATGGGGACAAATTTAACAATGGTTCTTTCCAATCGATGCAATCAGCACCACGATGTTTATCAGGTCAGAATAGCCAGCACACACTTGTTTATGCTAGATCTGGAACTTCTTATAGCCCTAAGCTTAAGGTTCTCTGCAGCTTTGGTGGAAGAATCCTACCTCGGCCAATTGATGGAAGGCTCAGATATGTTGGTGGAGAAACACGCATCGTTCGAATAAATAAAGGCATTACCTGGAAAGAATTATGGCAGAAGGCTATTGCAATTTATAACGAAACATGGGCTGTAAAATATCAGCTTCCTGGGGAGGAGCTTGATGCTTTAGTTTCTGTGTCGAGTGATGAGGATTTGTTGAACATGATGGAGGAGTGTGATGTTCTTGAAGATGGAGAAGGTTCAAAAAAGCTTCGGATGTTTCTATTCTCGCTTGGGGACTTGGATGATGCTCACTTCAGTCTGACCAACTCTGAATGTGATTCTGAGATTAAATTTATGGTTGCTGTCAATGGAATGGGCATTGGATCTCGAAAAGACTCTACTCTATGTGGTTTAGCAAACTTTTCAGGAAATAACTTGAACAACTTAGATGCACTGAATCAAGATAAAGTTACAAGTTGGAATGCCACTCAATCTGTAGCGACCATCAGGAATTCAACATTGCCAACTTTTGTTGGCCCATCAAGGGAAACTGAACCTTCTAATTCAAATTTACCTACTTCCTCCAAAGTTTGTGAAACTGATTTGCTGTCAGATAATGGTCAGACAGTCAACCACAATCAAGAAAGACAGCAGCATTCTCAATTTGGCTATAATGTTCCCACTTCAAATTACAATCATTCTGAAATTTCTACGCAACAATCTTCTAATGGGATTGTCTCTGATCAGAAGGGACTTGAAGGAAAGTCGCTAGATAGCTTGGGAATGCAAGTTACAAAACCCCAAGAGACGGAGACTATACAGAAAGTTGATGCCATAATTCCACAAGAGCGTGATAATAAGGACATGTGTGCAAACGAGAACTTTGTTCCTTCACAGGTTCGCAGTAATAAAACTGAACCTAGTTTTCCAGTTGAAGAGTCATGTATGGTCCCTAAACTGGATAGGGAACTATCTTCAAAGAGTTCAAAAGGCACAGGGAAACCAGAGGAGCATGTCCAGGTCTCTAAACCTCTTGTTTCTTCCACTCCTGATCTTCTTATATCTGAGTCTGGTTGTACTGATTTGAGTTACTTTGGGTCTACTAATCCTCCTCCGAGGGTCTTCCGTTCTGAGTGGGTTCCTCGAGAGCAATCAGAATTGCTTGGTAGAATATCTAAGTCTGATGATTCACGTAGTTCTCAGTTTCTAGTTAATCAGCCAGAGGCCGATATATCCCAGCGGGATTTAGATACATCATCTGTTGAAAACTTGGAAAAAGGGAATGCGAATATCTCTACTAAAAAGTCAACTTCTACTGAACGGCCTATCCCTCAGGAACATGAAACTACTGATGATGGGCTTGCTAATACTCAGAAGCTGACACATACGGATCCCCTTGATGCTCAAGGTTCCATCCATGAAAATCACTTCCTTAAGACAGAAGCAGAACAGTTGTCGAAGCTTCCTACTGTGGGTCCTGAAGATCCTATTGAGCACTCTCATAATTCTATGCTTGGTTTGGTTGATGAAATTAGTAGTCAGGCAGTTGCTAATGATGTTCATGGGTATTCACAGCCATTGGCATTGGCAGGGAATGTGGAAGAACCCAGCGTTGCTCCTGAGACCAAGCAGGGGGATATTCTCATTGATATCAGTGACCGATTCCCTTCTGATCTTCTTTCGGATATATTTTCAAAAGCTTTTCTTTCAGATAATGCATCTGATTTTGGCCCTCTACAGAAAGATGGTGCTGGTGTGAGCGTGAACATAGAAAACCATGATCCTAAACATTGGTCCTTCTTCCAGAGGCTGGCAGGGGATGAGTTTACAAGAACAGATGTTTCTCTTATTGATCAAGATCATATAGCATTCTCGTCTGGACTTAAAAAACTTGAAGAGGGGACTCCTTTGGCATATGACTTTGCACCGATGAAGAAAGATGGAGTTCTTCCAAGTCACATGGAAGTACAGGACAATCATGACAAAGATGGTCAGAATGGTCTTCCAGGAGAAAATGGAGCTGCTTCTACAGCTACTTCTCattataatgcatctcaattgaAA GATGGATTTGGAATTATTGGCTTACCTCCTCTAGATCATTCCCTGGCTGATTTTGATATCACCGCATTACAG ATCATAAAAAATACCGATCTTGAGGAGCTAAGGAAGCTTGGGTCTGGGACATTTGGGACAGTGTATCATGGAAAATGGAGAGGCTCAGATGTGGCGATCAAGCGGATAAAAAAGAGTTGCTTCACTGGTCGCCAGTCAGAGCAGGAGAGACTG ACATTCGAGTTTTGGAGGGAAGCTGAAATCCTGTCAAAGCTTCACCACCCAAATGTGGTTGCTTTTTACGGTGTGGTACAAGATGGCCCAGGGGGAACATTAGCTACTGTGACAGAGTACATGGTCGATGGTTCTTTAAGACATGTTTTACTTCGGAAGGATAG ACATCTTGATCGTCGCAAGAGGCTCACAATCGCCATGGATGCAGCTTTTGGAATGGAATATTTGCATTCGaaaaatatagtgcactttgaTCTGAAATGTGATAATTTGCTTGTCAACTTGAAAGATCCTTCAAGACCTATATGCAAG GTGGGAGATTTCGGCTTATCTAAAATAAAGCGAAACACCTTGGTTTCTGGGGGAGTGCGGGGAACTCTTCCATGGATGGCTCCAGAGCTTCTTAATGGAAGTAGCAATAAAGTATCTGAGAAG GTTGATGTTTTTTCTTTTGGTATTGTCTTGTGGGAGATTCTCACTGGGGAGGAGCCTTATGCCAACATGCATTATGGTGCAATCATAG GTGGCATCGTAAACAACACATTGAGGCCTACCATTCCAAGCTACTGTGATTCAGAATGGAGAAGATTAATGGAGGAGTGTTGGGCCCCAAATCCATCCCTGAGACCTTCGTTTACTGAAATAGCTAGCCAGTTACGCGTAATGTCTTCTTCGGCCCTGACAACAAAGAAGGCAGGTTCATAG